A genomic window from Colletotrichum destructivum chromosome 7, complete sequence includes:
- a CDS encoding Putative sugar transporter, major facilitator superfamily, MFS transporter superfamily, with the protein MSGWKYALALSKQDVLTATPPGTVRLLAEDESTTRSLRSSNSLIRFPQPSEDPADPLNWAQWRKFGLLLTVSLYSFVGNFTSSGIAPALSLWFKEFPHDVRPFSDLSYFIAVNILFLGASNIWWVPLSNIFGRRPVLLAATLIMTVCTVWCAVSSSYNSVLAARLFQGIGAGASESVAPALIGEVFFVDERGRAMAIYTVFLASGSLIGGIAGGYIGYEVGWAYIFWVGVALSAACFVGTLFLVPETLYDRVVPYIDSPVGSQCEEKGTESHLEDTRSRTLNYRPYTYGRSLGFTHYRGNVASHFLAPWKTLRFPGTWVVMFHYAGLVGGIVTISTVGPQIMAAPPYLWGANAGLINIGGIIGTILGALYTYFLSDKQLKRKVKTSGSGFAEAESRLPTMFLSLVISTGGFFVFGFTGQYPSRAGWVGLCVGFAMVSFGLMQLPSIGFNYIIDAYQHHASDCFVMVTIMRAIIAFAWTFFVAKWVEKKGTAEPFGIFGMLMGLFSLLTVPLWLYGKRMRIATRDLVEK; encoded by the exons ATGTCGGGCTGGAAGTACGCACTTGCTTTGAGCAAGCAAGATGTCTTGACTGCCACACCTCCGGGAACAGTAAGGCTGCTAG CCGAAGACGAGTCCACTACCAGGTCATTGAGGTCTTCCAACTCTCTGATCCGATTCCCGCAACCATCCGAAGACCCGGCAGACCCCCTCAACTGGGCCCAATGGCGCAAATTCGGGCTGCTGTTGACCGTCTCGCTTTACTCTTTCGTCGGCAACTTCACCAGTTCAGGCATTGCACCGGCACTCTCACTCTGGTTCAAGGAGTTCCCACACGATGTGCGGCCGTTTAGCGACCTGTCGTACTTCATAGCT GTCAACATTCTGTTCCTCGGGGCATCCAACATCTGGTGGGTACCGTTGTCAAACATCTTTGGCCGGAGGCCGGTGCTGCTCGCCGCGACTCTGATCATGACTGTCTGCACCGTCTGGTGCGCCGTTTCGTCCTCTTACAACTCTGTGCTGGCCGCGAGATTGTTCCAGGGCATCGGAGCCGGCGCCTCCGAGTCCGTGGCGCCCGCTCTGATCGGCGAGGTCTTtttcgtcgacgagcgcgGCCGCGCGATG GCCATCTACACGGTCTTTCTCGCCTCAGGATCGCTGATtggcggcatcgccggcggctaCATCGGTTACGAAGTAGGATGGGCGTACATCTTCTGGGTCGGAGTCGCCCTTTCCGCAGCTTGCTTTGTTGGCACCTTATTTCTCGTGCCCGAGACCCTCTACGACCGGGTCGTCCCATACATTGACTCCCCAGTTGGCTCGCAATGCGAAGAAAAGGGGACGGAAAGCCATCTTGAGGATACCCGAAGCCGAACCCTGAACTACCGCCCATACACCTATGGCAGATCCCTTGGATTTACTCATTATCGCGGCAATGTGGCCAGCCACTTCCTGGCACCGTGGAAGACGCTCAGATTCCCTGGCACTTGGGTAGTCATGTTCCACTACGCCGGACTCGTTGGTGGGATCGTCACAATCTCCACAGTCGGGCCCCAGATTATGGCCGCGCCACCGTATCTCTGGGGAGCCAATGCTGGGCTTATCAATATTGGAGGAATTATCGGCACCATCTTGGGGGCCTTGTACACCTACTTTCTCTCCGACAAACAACTTAAAAGGAAGGTCAAGACTTCGGGCAGCGGTTTCGCGGAAGCAGAGAGCAGGCTGCCGACCATGTTCCTTTCTCTCGTCATTTCAACCGGCGGGTTCTTCGTCTTTGGATTTACTGGCCAGTACCCATCCAGAGCCGGATGGGTTGGTCTCTGTGTCGGGTTTGCCATGGTTTCCTTTGGGCTGATGCAGTTACCCTCGATCGGGTTTAACTAC ATCATCGATGCCTATCAACATCACGCCAGTGATTGCTTCGTCATGGTGACTATTATGAGAGCCATCATTGCTTTTGCCTGGACGTTCTTCGTTGCCAAGTgggtcgagaagaagggcactGCAGAGCCGTTCGGCATCTTTGGAATGCTCATGGGGCTCTTCTCGCTTCTAACTGTCCCGCTGTGGCTGTATGGCAAGAGAATGAGGATCGCGACAAGGGATTTGGTGGAGAAATAA